The Campylobacter sp. CNRCH_2014_0184h genome has a window encoding:
- a CDS encoding 23S rRNA (pseudouridine(1915)-N(3))-methyltransferase RlmH: MQINLLSIQKNNNDEFNKIDEHYTKLIKKFCSFNDICVFNNKINQAQNTNAIEAKKSYTNALSPYKKGFCIALDEKGKEFTSVEFAKLLQDKNEITFFIGGAYGFEQEFIAQMHTSIALSKMTLVHKFAKTMLLEQIYRAFCINTNHPYHK, translated from the coding sequence ATGCAAATTAATCTTTTAAGCATTCAAAAAAATAATAATGATGAATTTAACAAGATAGATGAGCATTATACTAAGCTTATTAAGAAATTTTGTAGTTTTAATGATATATGTGTTTTTAATAACAAAATTAATCAAGCACAAAATACTAACGCCATAGAAGCAAAAAAATCTTATACAAATGCACTAAGTCCTTACAAAAAAGGTTTTTGCATAGCATTAGACGAAAAGGGTAAAGAATTTACAAGTGTAGAATTTGCAAAATTATTGCAAGATAAAAATGAAATTACATTTTTTATAGGCGGTGCTTATGGATTTGAGCAAGAATTTATTGCACAAATGCATACAAGTATAGCTCTTAGCAAAATGACCTTGGTACATAAATTTGCTAAAACTATGCTTTTAGAGCAAATTTATCGTGCATTTTGCATT